A single Streptomyces sannanensis DNA region contains:
- a CDS encoding sensor histidine kinase has product MRIRRLPNWLRTHPYALDALLALGVLVCMVAGSFVEPHGIDGPAFGDRTPGARSAALMVVGAAALVLRRRNALAVLAFTGTVSVVELITTDPPAPVAMSAVVALYTVASRTDRPTTWRVGLVTMTALTAAAMGFGATPWYAQENLGVFAWSGMAAAAGDAVRSRRAFVDAIRERAERAERTREEEARRRVAEERLRIARDLHDVVAHHIALVNVQAGVAAHVMDRRPDQAKEALSHVREASRSALDELRATVGLLRQSGDPTAPTEPAPGLARLDDLVDTFRHAGLPVEVARADDECLPSAVDLAAYRIIQEALTNVRKHAGPEAKAEVSVVRVGRSLEITVIDNGKGGEAGHTDGGGHGLLGMRERVSALGGSCTAAPRYGGGFRVQAILPVVARTGEDDA; this is encoded by the coding sequence GTGCGCATCCGCCGCTTGCCGAACTGGCTGCGCACGCACCCATACGCGCTGGACGCCCTGCTCGCGCTGGGTGTCCTGGTGTGCATGGTGGCCGGGTCCTTCGTCGAGCCGCACGGCATCGACGGCCCCGCCTTCGGCGACCGGACCCCGGGAGCCCGCAGCGCCGCCCTGATGGTGGTCGGCGCCGCCGCGCTGGTACTCCGGCGCCGTAACGCCCTCGCCGTGCTGGCCTTCACCGGCACGGTCTCCGTCGTCGAGCTCATCACCACGGACCCGCCGGCACCCGTCGCCATGAGTGCCGTGGTCGCGCTGTACACGGTCGCGTCCCGCACCGACCGGCCCACCACCTGGCGGGTCGGCCTGGTGACGATGACCGCGTTGACGGCCGCCGCGATGGGGTTCGGGGCCACGCCCTGGTACGCCCAGGAGAACCTCGGGGTCTTCGCCTGGTCGGGCATGGCGGCCGCGGCCGGTGACGCCGTGCGCAGCCGGCGGGCCTTCGTCGACGCGATACGGGAGCGCGCCGAGCGGGCGGAACGCACCCGGGAGGAGGAGGCCCGCCGCCGGGTCGCCGAGGAGCGGCTGCGGATAGCCCGCGACCTCCATGATGTGGTCGCCCATCACATCGCGCTGGTCAATGTCCAGGCCGGAGTGGCCGCACATGTCATGGACCGGCGCCCGGACCAGGCCAAGGAGGCCCTCTCGCACGTACGGGAGGCCAGCCGCTCGGCCCTCGACGAACTCCGCGCCACCGTCGGTCTGCTCCGCCAGTCCGGAGACCCGACGGCCCCGACCGAGCCCGCGCCGGGGCTGGCCAGGCTGGACGACCTGGTGGACACCTTCCGGCACGCGGGACTCCCGGTCGAGGTGGCCCGTGCCGACGACGAGTGTCTGCCCTCGGCGGTGGACCTGGCGGCGTACCGGATCATCCAGGAGGCGCTGACGAATGTGCGGAAGCACGCGGGCCCGGAGGCGAAGGCCGAGGTGAGCGTCGTACGGGTCGGCAGATCGCTGGAGATCACGGTGATCGACAACGGCAAGGGCGGCGAGGCCGGCCACACGGACGGCGGCGGCCACGGCCTGCTCGGCATGCGCGAGCGCGTCAGCGCGCTCGGCGGAAGCTGCACCGCGGCCCCGCGCTACGGCGGCGGCTTCCGCGTCCAGGCGATACTGCCGGTCGTGGCGCGTACGGGGGAGGACGACGCATGA
- the pspAA gene encoding PspA-associated protein PspAA, with protein sequence MIVRIMGEGQVRLADSHFAELNKLDDELLAEMESGDEDGFRRTLHALLDKVRELGTPLPDDSLEPSELILPTPDATLEEVRHLLTDEGLIPG encoded by the coding sequence ATGATCGTACGGATCATGGGGGAGGGCCAGGTGAGGCTGGCCGACAGCCACTTCGCCGAACTGAACAAGCTCGACGACGAGCTGCTCGCCGAGATGGAGAGCGGCGACGAGGACGGCTTCCGGCGGACGCTGCACGCCCTGCTCGACAAGGTCCGGGAGCTGGGCACGCCGCTGCCGGACGACTCCCTCGAACCGTCCGAGCTGATCCTGCCCACCCCTGACGCGACCCTCGAGGAGGTCCGCCACCTGCTCACCGACGAGGGCCTCATCCCCGGCTGA
- a CDS encoding PspA/IM30 family protein, translating into MSGVMKRMGMIFRAKANQALDRAEDPRETLDYSYQKQLELLQKVRRGVADVATSRKRLELQLNQLQGQSAKLEDQGRKALALGREDLAREALSRRAALQQQVTDLETQHQTLQGEEEKLTLAAQRLQAKVDAFRTKKETIKATYTAAQAQTRIGEAFSGISEEMGDVGLAIQRAEDKTAQLQARAGAIDELLASGALDDPSGMAKDDIQAELDRLSGGTDVELELQRMKAELAGGPAPQAIEGGAGQNQNHQQQDTPRFDKQ; encoded by the coding sequence ATGAGCGGTGTCATGAAGCGTATGGGGATGATCTTCCGCGCGAAGGCGAACCAGGCCCTTGATCGGGCCGAGGACCCGCGCGAGACCCTCGATTACTCGTACCAGAAGCAACTGGAGCTGCTGCAGAAGGTGCGCCGCGGAGTCGCCGACGTGGCGACGTCCCGCAAGCGACTCGAGCTCCAGCTCAACCAGCTGCAGGGCCAGTCCGCCAAGCTCGAGGACCAGGGCCGCAAGGCGCTCGCGCTGGGGCGCGAGGACCTCGCCCGTGAGGCGCTCTCCCGTCGTGCCGCGCTCCAGCAGCAGGTCACCGACCTGGAGACGCAGCACCAGACCCTCCAGGGCGAGGAGGAGAAGCTCACGCTGGCGGCGCAGCGGCTCCAGGCCAAGGTCGACGCCTTCCGTACGAAGAAGGAGACCATCAAGGCCACGTACACGGCGGCCCAGGCACAGACCCGGATCGGCGAGGCGTTCTCCGGTATCTCGGAGGAGATGGGCGACGTCGGTCTGGCCATCCAGCGGGCCGAGGACAAGACCGCCCAGCTCCAGGCACGAGCCGGCGCGATCGACGAGCTGCTCGCCTCCGGCGCCCTGGACGACCCGTCCGGAATGGCCAAGGATGACATCCAGGCAGAGCTGGACCGGCTCTCCGGCGGTACGGACGTGGAGCTGGAGCTCCAGCGCATGAAGGCCGAGCTGGCAGGTGGCCCGGCGCCGCAGGCCATCGAGGGTGGCGCGGGCCAGAACCAGAACCACCAGCAGCAGGACACTCCGCGCTTCGACAAGCAGTAG
- a CDS encoding DUF3043 domain-containing protein: MFRSRSKEEKSPTDAVTADLSKQPRDPQAPKGRPTPKRSEAQSQRRRATSGPIDRKEAARRQREARRVDMARQREALASGDERYLPVRDKGPVRRFARDFIDSRFCVAEFFLPLAVIILVLSMIRVTNIQTIALLLWLGVIVMIVVDSIGIAFRLKKQLKERFPNEPKRGAVAYALMRSLQMRRLRLPKPQVKRGERP; the protein is encoded by the coding sequence GTGTTCCGTAGCCGTTCCAAGGAAGAGAAGTCCCCCACCGACGCGGTGACGGCGGACCTCTCCAAGCAGCCCCGTGACCCGCAGGCCCCCAAGGGCCGCCCGACGCCCAAGCGCAGTGAGGCGCAGTCCCAGCGCCGCCGTGCGACGAGCGGTCCGATCGACCGTAAGGAGGCCGCCCGCCGCCAGCGCGAGGCCCGCCGTGTGGACATGGCCAGGCAGCGCGAAGCGCTGGCCTCCGGTGATGAGCGCTATCTGCCGGTGCGCGACAAGGGCCCCGTCCGCCGTTTCGCGCGCGACTTCATCGACTCGCGCTTCTGTGTGGCGGAGTTCTTCCTGCCGCTCGCGGTGATCATCCTCGTGCTGAGCATGATCCGCGTGACCAACATCCAGACCATCGCCCTGCTGCTCTGGCTCGGCGTGATCGTGATGATCGTCGTCGACTCGATCGGAATCGCGTTCCGGCTGAAGAAGCAGCTGAAGGAGCGCTTCCCGAACGAGCCCAAGCGCGGTGCCGTCGCCTACGCCCTGATGCGTTCGCTCCAGATGCGCCGGCTGCGGCTGCCGAAGCCGCAGGTCAAGCGGGGAGAGCGGCCCTGA
- a CDS encoding methyltransferase domain-containing protein produces the protein MRNTVRQELVARQIDEQIAARFPVGQRLRVLDVGMGQGTQALRLARAGHTVTGLESDPQMLKVAREALTGEPEGIRERVRLIEGDGRETGAHFLPGSFDVVLCHGVLMYVEEPDAMLAGLARMLAPGGLLSLLVRNADALAMRPGLAGDWPAALTAFDTDAYTNRLGLPVRADRLEQLTRTLDGIAAPLHAWYGVRVFTDNVSNKEELPPAQELEQLLAAEDRAARTEPYRRVAALLHLCGVRG, from the coding sequence TTGCGCAACACGGTCCGCCAGGAACTGGTCGCCCGCCAGATCGACGAGCAGATAGCGGCCCGTTTCCCGGTGGGCCAGCGACTGAGGGTCCTGGACGTCGGTATGGGCCAGGGCACGCAGGCGCTGCGGCTGGCCCGGGCCGGGCACACGGTGACCGGCCTGGAGTCCGACCCCCAGATGCTCAAGGTGGCCCGCGAGGCACTGACCGGCGAGCCGGAAGGCATCCGTGAGCGTGTCCGGCTGATCGAGGGCGACGGCCGGGAAACCGGGGCGCACTTCCTGCCGGGCAGCTTCGACGTGGTGCTCTGCCACGGCGTGCTCATGTACGTCGAGGAGCCGGACGCGATGCTGGCGGGCCTGGCCCGGATGCTGGCACCCGGCGGTCTGCTGTCGCTGCTCGTACGGAACGCCGACGCGCTCGCGATGCGGCCCGGGCTCGCCGGGGACTGGCCGGCGGCCCTCACCGCCTTCGACACCGACGCGTACACCAACCGGCTCGGGCTGCCGGTGCGGGCCGACCGGCTGGAGCAGCTCACCCGCACCCTCGACGGGATCGCGGCACCGCTGCACGCCTGGTACGGGGTGCGTGTGTTCACGGACAACGTGAGCAACAAGGAGGAGCTGCCGCCCGCGCAGGAGCTGGAACAGCTGCTCGCCGCGGAGGACCGCGCGGCGCGGACCGAGCCGTACCGGCGGGTCGCGGCACTGCTGCACCTGTGCGGGGTGCGCGGCTAG
- a CDS encoding bifunctional adenosylcobinamide kinase/adenosylcobinamide-phosphate guanylyltransferase — protein MELTLLGTGAPSGLPRPDCPCAACASARGEQARAATALLVDDALLLDLTPGAALAAARAGHSLTGVRQVLLTHPHGGPAVELPPGLPTAGRVPDGRELTLISGHRVRAVALDAPGTGYEVAAPDGERLLYLPPGGGPAGLDSNGHLQAYDIVVADVIGRPDALARLRASGAVGPTTDVVAVHIDHDVPPSAELHRQLAAAGARAVPDGTTLYAGEYHAVPDVPRRTLVTGGARSGKSYEAERRLEAFPDVLYVATGGGRAGDAEWAARIAAHRERRPSSWRTLETCEVVPLLAEEGPPLLIDCLSLWLTDAMDQVGAWDEAAWEAGGEETLRARVAELVAAVRATRRTVVAVTNEVGSGVVPATASGRRFRDELGRLNAAFAEECEHVLLVVAGQALPLR, from the coding sequence GTGGAACTGACTCTGCTCGGCACCGGAGCCCCCAGCGGGCTGCCGCGCCCCGACTGCCCCTGCGCCGCCTGCGCCTCGGCGCGTGGTGAACAGGCACGTGCCGCGACCGCGCTGCTCGTGGACGACGCGCTGCTGCTCGACCTCACGCCGGGCGCCGCCCTGGCCGCCGCCCGTGCCGGGCACTCGCTGACCGGTGTACGGCAGGTCCTGCTGACGCATCCGCACGGGGGGCCCGCCGTCGAGCTGCCGCCGGGGCTGCCCACGGCGGGACGGGTGCCGGACGGCCGGGAGCTGACGCTGATCAGCGGGCACAGGGTGCGGGCCGTCGCCCTGGACGCGCCCGGCACGGGGTACGAGGTCGCGGCACCGGACGGGGAGCGGCTGCTGTATCTGCCGCCCGGCGGCGGCCCGGCCGGCCTGGACTCCAACGGTCACCTCCAGGCGTACGACATCGTGGTCGCCGATGTCATCGGCCGGCCCGATGCGCTGGCCCGGCTGCGGGCGTCCGGGGCGGTCGGTCCGACCACCGATGTCGTGGCCGTGCACATCGACCACGACGTGCCGCCCAGCGCCGAACTGCACCGGCAGCTGGCGGCCGCGGGCGCGCGGGCGGTGCCCGACGGCACCACGCTGTACGCCGGCGAGTACCACGCGGTGCCCGATGTGCCGCGGCGCACACTGGTGACCGGCGGGGCGCGCTCCGGCAAGTCGTACGAGGCCGAGCGGCGGCTGGAGGCCTTCCCCGACGTGCTGTACGTGGCGACGGGCGGCGGCCGGGCCGGCGACGCCGAGTGGGCGGCGCGGATCGCCGCGCACCGCGAGCGGCGGCCCAGCTCCTGGCGCACCCTCGAGACCTGCGAGGTCGTGCCACTGCTGGCGGAGGAGGGTCCGCCGCTGCTGATCGACTGCCTGTCGCTGTGGCTGACGGACGCGATGGACCAGGTCGGCGCCTGGGACGAGGCGGCATGGGAGGCGGGCGGCGAGGAAACACTGCGCGCCCGGGTGGCGGAGCTCGTCGCCGCGGTGCGGGCGACACGGCGTACGGTCGTCGCGGTGACGAACGAGGTGGGGTCCGGGGTGGTTCCGGCCACCGCGTCCGGGCGGCGGTTCCGCGACGAGCTGGGGCGGCTCAACGCGGCGTTCGCGGAGGAGTGCGAGCATGTGCTCCTGGTCGTCGCCGGCCAGGCGCTGCCACTGCGCTGA
- the cobT gene encoding nicotinate-nucleotide--dimethylbenzimidazole phosphoribosyltransferase, producing MNLDDFSDLIQRPDSGVRRDAEERRERLVVPPRALGRLDELGEWLSAAQASVPVKPIERPRVVLFAGDHGVAELGVSGRAAGTAHQLVRATLDGESAAAVLARRLGASVRIVDAGLDCDPSLLPDEVVRHRVRRGSGRIDVENALTTEEAEQAVRLGMAIADEEADSGTDLVVLGDLSVGGTTAAAVLIAALCGTDASVVTGRGGAGIDDLAWMRKCAAIRDSLRRARPVLGDQLELLATVGGADLAAATGFLLQCAVRRLPVILDGVVSAACALVGQRAAFRAPDWWLAGQLSGEPGQAKALDRLAMNPLLDQGVSVGEGTGALLALPLVQAAAALAAELPERAESDSGDTD from the coding sequence CTGAACCTCGACGACTTCTCCGACCTGATCCAGCGCCCCGACAGCGGTGTGCGGCGCGATGCCGAGGAACGCCGGGAGCGGCTGGTCGTGCCACCCCGGGCGCTCGGGCGGCTGGACGAGCTGGGCGAGTGGCTGTCGGCCGCGCAGGCGTCCGTACCGGTCAAGCCCATCGAACGGCCGCGGGTGGTGCTGTTCGCCGGTGATCACGGGGTGGCGGAGCTCGGGGTGTCCGGCCGGGCGGCCGGGACCGCGCACCAGCTGGTGCGGGCCACGCTGGACGGGGAGAGCGCCGCCGCCGTGCTCGCGCGGCGCCTCGGCGCATCGGTGCGGATCGTCGACGCGGGCCTGGACTGCGACCCCTCGCTGTTGCCGGACGAGGTGGTGCGTCACCGGGTGCGCCGCGGCAGCGGACGTATCGACGTAGAGAACGCCCTCACCACGGAGGAGGCCGAACAGGCCGTACGCCTCGGGATGGCGATCGCCGACGAGGAGGCCGACTCCGGCACGGATCTCGTCGTGCTCGGCGATCTGAGCGTCGGCGGCACGACGGCCGCGGCCGTGCTGATCGCCGCGCTGTGCGGCACGGACGCCTCCGTGGTGACGGGGCGTGGCGGCGCGGGCATCGACGACCTGGCCTGGATGCGCAAGTGCGCGGCGATCCGGGACTCGCTGCGCCGGGCCCGGCCGGTGCTCGGCGACCAGCTGGAGCTGCTGGCCACGGTCGGCGGCGCCGATCTGGCCGCGGCGACCGGATTCCTGTTGCAGTGCGCGGTGCGCCGGCTGCCGGTGATCCTGGACGGTGTGGTGTCGGCGGCGTGTGCGCTGGTCGGCCAGCGGGCCGCGTTCCGGGCGCCGGACTGGTGGCTGGCGGGTCAGCTGAGCGGTGAGCCCGGCCAGGCGAAAGCACTGGACCGGCTGGCGATGAACCCCCTGCTCGACCAGGGCGTCTCTGTCGGCGAAGGAACTGGTGCACTGCTCGCCCTTCCCCTCGTGCAGGCCGCGGCCGCCCTGGCCGCGGAGCTGCCGGAGCGCGCGGAGAGCGATTCCGGCGACACGGACTGA
- a CDS encoding adenosylcobinamide-GDP ribazoletransferase, translating into MDGIRFAFGTLTVLPVRVTRWDREAARAGMLAAPLAGLVVGLLAAAAGGLLLFLGSGPLLAAVATAAVPAALTRGLHLDGLADTADGLGSGKPAEDALRIMKQSDIGPFGVITLALVLLAQVAALAELYADGWTRGAVAAVLAAVAARLALTLACRPGVPPARPEGLGAAVAGTVPLRAAVAVAVLVTVACAGAGALFGGYGALRHGAAVAAALGAAQVLLRHCVRRFGGVTGDVFGGLAETAATTALVILTLG; encoded by the coding sequence ATGGACGGCATACGTTTCGCCTTCGGCACCCTGACCGTGCTCCCTGTACGGGTGACGCGCTGGGACCGCGAGGCGGCCCGCGCCGGAATGCTGGCAGCCCCACTGGCCGGTCTGGTCGTCGGTCTTCTCGCGGCGGCGGCCGGCGGGCTGCTGCTGTTCCTGGGCTCGGGGCCGCTGCTCGCCGCGGTGGCCACGGCGGCCGTGCCCGCCGCCCTCACCCGCGGACTGCATCTCGACGGACTCGCGGACACCGCCGACGGGCTCGGCAGCGGCAAACCCGCCGAGGACGCGCTGCGCATCATGAAGCAGTCGGACATCGGCCCGTTCGGGGTCATCACGCTGGCCCTGGTCCTGCTGGCCCAGGTGGCGGCACTGGCCGAGCTCTACGCCGACGGCTGGACGCGCGGCGCCGTCGCCGCCGTGCTCGCCGCGGTCGCCGCCCGGCTCGCCCTCACCCTCGCCTGCCGCCCTGGCGTCCCCCCGGCCCGCCCCGAGGGCCTGGGCGCGGCGGTCGCAGGGACGGTCCCGCTTCGTGCGGCCGTGGCCGTCGCCGTGCTGGTCACAGTGGCCTGCGCGGGCGCGGGCGCGCTGTTCGGTGGGTACGGGGCGCTGCGTCATGGCGCCGCGGTGGCGGCCGCCCTGGGCGCCGCGCAGGTGTTGCTGCGCCACTGTGTGCGCCGCTTCGGCGGGGTGACCGGCGATGTCTTCGGCGGGCTCGCCGAGACCGCGGCGACCACCGCGTTGGTCATTCTGACGCTGGGCTGA
- a CDS encoding ATP-binding protein has protein sequence MDTVSPHAPWSYSLQLPHDPRAPRVARMTLRAVLGGHDMGELLDTAELLVCELVTNAYRHSDGPAALRLRSMEGGWLRVGVWDTNPVIPAPFDKPPGAAVPGVGTVDSDGGRGLLLVQLCADNWGGHLLGDDLFGRGGKLLWFELAPTSDLARAA, from the coding sequence GTGGACACCGTATCCCCGCACGCACCCTGGTCGTACAGTCTCCAGCTCCCTCACGATCCACGCGCCCCGCGCGTGGCACGGATGACCCTGCGGGCCGTGCTCGGCGGGCACGACATGGGAGAACTACTCGACACTGCGGAGCTGTTGGTCTGCGAGCTGGTCACCAATGCCTACCGGCACTCCGACGGGCCTGCCGCTCTGCGGCTGCGGTCCATGGAGGGCGGATGGCTGCGGGTCGGCGTGTGGGACACCAACCCCGTCATTCCGGCGCCGTTCGACAAGCCGCCCGGGGCTGCGGTGCCCGGCGTGGGCACGGTTGACTCCGACGGCGGGCGTGGGCTGCTGCTGGTGCAGCTCTGTGCCGACAACTGGGGTGGACACCTGCTGGGCGACGACCTCTTCGGGCGGGGCGGCAAGCTGTTGTGGTTCGAGCTCGCGCCGACGTCCGACCTGGCCCGGGCTGCCTGA
- a CDS encoding helix-turn-helix transcriptional regulator has protein sequence MPPSTTPTLRQQRLGIELRKLREHAGLTSTSAASLLGISQARISSIESGRYPVSAERVRAFARSYDCADHALIEALCAMTGGRSRGWWDDYREYLPAALVNLAELEYHASELRVALVIHIPALLQTTDHARTLFSEVAPPLLPYEVEHRLSHRVKRQGILYGDHPIQYTAVIHEAALRMGFGGPKIARAQLRHLIDMSEHDNITVRLLPFGSSPFPGTGQSIDYASGPVPQLDTVQLDTHFGCEFLDAEAQLVKFRSVLDRMEAAALRPAESRNFIHQLAQEI, from the coding sequence GTGCCCCCCAGCACAACCCCCACCCTTCGCCAGCAACGGCTCGGCATCGAGCTGCGAAAGCTCCGGGAGCATGCCGGTCTGACGTCAACCAGCGCCGCATCCCTGCTCGGCATCAGCCAAGCACGCATCAGCAGCATCGAGTCGGGTCGCTATCCGGTAAGCGCCGAACGTGTACGGGCCTTCGCCCGTAGCTACGACTGCGCCGACCACGCACTTATCGAGGCCCTGTGCGCCATGACCGGGGGACGCTCCCGGGGCTGGTGGGACGATTACCGCGAATATCTCCCCGCCGCCCTCGTCAATCTGGCCGAACTCGAGTACCACGCCAGTGAATTGCGGGTCGCCCTCGTCATCCACATCCCAGCGCTGCTACAAACGACCGACCATGCGCGGACTCTGTTCAGCGAGGTGGCGCCACCCCTGCTGCCCTACGAGGTGGAGCACCGCCTGTCCCACCGCGTCAAGCGCCAGGGGATCCTCTACGGGGACCACCCGATCCAGTACACCGCAGTAATCCACGAGGCAGCTCTGCGCATGGGCTTCGGTGGCCCGAAGATCGCCAGAGCCCAGCTCCGGCACCTCATCGACATGAGCGAGCACGACAACATCACCGTGAGGCTGCTTCCCTTCGGAAGCAGCCCGTTCCCAGGGACAGGGCAGTCCATCGACTACGCATCCGGGCCGGTGCCACAACTCGACACCGTGCAACTCGACACCCACTTCGGCTGCGAGTTCCTCGATGCCGAGGCTCAGCTCGTCAAGTTCCGGTCCGTGCTCGACCGCATGGAGGCAGCAGCCCTCCGGCCGGCCGAGTCACGCAACTTCATCCATCAGCTCGCGCAAGAGATCTGA
- a CDS encoding DUF397 domain-containing protein — protein MSTLQWRKSSYSGDGSNCVCVAVSPDGTVLLRDSKAPETTVTTTPHALRALIAALASERLGPSPSVTSIPH, from the coding sequence GTGTCCACGCTCCAGTGGCGGAAGTCCTCCTACAGCGGCGACGGCTCCAACTGCGTCTGCGTCGCCGTCTCCCCTGACGGAACTGTCCTCCTCCGCGACAGCAAGGCCCCCGAGACCACCGTCACCACCACGCCCCACGCACTGCGCGCACTCATCGCCGCTCTTGCCTCGGAGAGACTCGGGCCGAGCCCCTCAGTCACGAGCATCCCGCACTGA
- a CDS encoding VCBS repeat-containing protein codes for MATSEQCVGLPPRRPQSNWNASATTLEAGDFNGDGRDDLAALYGYGGTTTKTWVFATAPTGAFGTPKTWWTSTTLDWKRAQVHAGDFNGDRLDDIAIWYDYADGSDKVFITPSTGSGTFGTAGVALTSPVGGWDVSQSRLVVGDYNGDGRSDLGAMYNYADGSVKTWTMTTKSDGTFNAAVAGWATNTSAWSYAHTRLFSSYN; via the coding sequence ATGGCGACGTCTGAACAGTGTGTCGGGTTGCCCCCCAGGAGACCACAGAGCAACTGGAATGCCTCGGCCACCACCCTGGAGGCGGGCGACTTCAACGGCGACGGGCGTGACGACCTCGCGGCCCTGTACGGCTACGGCGGCACCACCACCAAGACGTGGGTCTTCGCCACCGCGCCGACCGGTGCCTTCGGAACGCCGAAGACCTGGTGGACCAGCACCACCTTGGACTGGAAGCGTGCGCAGGTACACGCCGGCGATTTCAACGGCGACCGTCTCGACGACATCGCCATCTGGTACGACTACGCCGACGGCAGCGACAAGGTCTTCATCACTCCCTCCACCGGGTCGGGAACCTTCGGTACGGCCGGTGTCGCACTGACCTCCCCTGTCGGTGGGTGGGACGTGTCCCAGAGCCGCCTGGTGGTCGGTGACTACAACGGTGACGGCCGAAGCGACCTCGGTGCGATGTACAACTACGCCGATGGCAGCGTAAAAACGTGGACGATGACCACGAAGAGCGACGGCACATTCAACGCGGCCGTAGCCGGCTGGGCTACCAATACCAGCGCCTGGTCGTACGCCCACACGCGTCTGTTCAGCAGCTACAACTAG
- a CDS encoding endo alpha-1,4 polygalactosaminidase, whose amino-acid sequence MRRVLLLVLLLLATGCATTPEPDHGPSASRARWQPRPGLAWQWQLSGRLDPAVDVPVYDIDGFDHPKSTIEDLHRRGRKVICYLSTGAWEDFRPDAAEFPRSVLGRSNGWRGERWLDIRRTDVLEPLMAERLDMCRAKGFDAVEPDNMDGYLNRTGFPLTAADQLRYNRLIARLAHARGLTVGLKNDLPQIPQLVRDFDFAVNEQCAQYDECAELTPFIRAGKAVFHVEYELSTGRFCPQSRTLGLSSMLKKYELGAWRRPC is encoded by the coding sequence ATGAGACGCGTCCTGCTGCTCGTCCTGCTGCTGCTCGCGACGGGCTGCGCGACCACCCCCGAACCGGACCACGGTCCCTCCGCCTCCCGCGCCCGCTGGCAGCCCCGGCCCGGCCTCGCCTGGCAGTGGCAGCTCAGCGGCCGCCTCGACCCGGCCGTGGACGTGCCGGTCTACGACATCGACGGCTTCGACCATCCGAAGTCCACGATCGAGGACCTGCACCGGCGCGGCCGGAAGGTCATCTGCTATCTCTCCACCGGAGCCTGGGAGGACTTCCGCCCGGACGCCGCCGAGTTCCCCCGGTCCGTGCTGGGCCGCTCCAACGGCTGGCGGGGCGAGCGCTGGCTCGACATCCGCCGTACGGACGTCCTGGAACCACTGATGGCCGAGCGCCTCGACATGTGCCGGGCCAAGGGCTTCGACGCGGTCGAGCCCGACAACATGGACGGCTACCTCAACCGCACCGGATTCCCCCTCACCGCCGCCGACCAGCTGCGCTACAACCGCCTGATCGCCCGCCTCGCCCACGCCCGCGGCCTGACGGTCGGCCTCAAGAACGACCTGCCCCAGATCCCGCAGCTGGTGCGGGACTTCGACTTCGCGGTCAACGAGCAGTGCGCGCAGTACGACGAGTGTGCGGAGCTCACCCCGTTCATCCGCGCGGGCAAGGCGGTCTTCCACGTCGAGTACGAGTTGTCGACGGGCCGCTTCTGCCCGCAGTCCCGCACGCTCGGGCTGAGTTCGATGCTGAAGAAGTACGAACTGGGCGCCTGGCGCCGCCCTTGCTGA
- a CDS encoding spherulation-specific family 4 protein, with the protein MKTLLVPFYEHPDVRPEAWAAVLAAAPRLYGVVLNPADGPGAVPDPGFATVAERLRTAGVRVLGYTDTGYGRRPHGAVVADLLRHRDWYGADGAFLDQVAAGPGLLPHYRRLAVAARAAGAATLVLNHGVHPHPGYAGLAEVLVTFEGTWDAYRSIVVPRWTTAHPPNRFCHLVYAAPPDAHVATPVHCAVPGDAPHPWGTLPHTLEPAR; encoded by the coding sequence GTGAAGACTCTGCTGGTGCCGTTCTACGAGCATCCGGACGTCCGCCCCGAAGCCTGGGCGGCCGTGCTCGCGGCCGCCCCCCGGCTCTACGGCGTCGTACTCAACCCCGCGGACGGTCCGGGCGCCGTCCCCGACCCGGGCTTCGCGACGGTCGCGGAACGGCTGCGCACGGCCGGGGTGCGGGTGCTCGGCTACACGGACACCGGCTACGGCCGGCGCCCGCACGGCGCCGTCGTGGCGGACCTGCTGCGGCACCGCGACTGGTACGGCGCGGACGGGGCGTTCCTCGACCAGGTGGCCGCCGGTCCCGGTCTCCTGCCCCACTACCGGCGGCTCGCGGTGGCGGCCCGCGCGGCGGGCGCCGCCACCCTGGTGCTCAACCACGGGGTCCATCCGCACCCCGGGTACGCCGGACTCGCCGAGGTCCTGGTCACCTTCGAGGGCACCTGGGACGCGTACCGGAGCATCGTGGTCCCGCGCTGGACGACGGCGCACCCGCCGAACCGTTTCTGTCATCTCGTCTACGCCGCGCCGCCCGACGCCCACGTCGCGACCCCGGTGCACTGCGCGGTTCCGGGCGACGCACCGCACCCCTGGGGCACCCTGCCGCACACCCTGGAGCCCGCCCGATGA